The stretch of DNA ttaattattattattttattttattttttttattctgtaacTTTATAGTAATTGGTTTCCTAGTTTAGAAAGTCATCACCCACAATTCAAAGAGTTGGTTAGTACAGCGGTTGAAAATGAAGAAGTCACATGATTTACATCAACACACTTCAACTTTCTCAGGGGGCGAAAATTCACTTCCACATTTTTCACCCTGACTACAGGTTGCAGTAAAGCCATCGTTTCTACATTCTGCTGTGTATATACGGTTAATGCACATGTTTTGCCTGTTTATGAAAAGTCAAACTTTGTTTATTGAACACACGTGTCACCAGAGTAAAAACATACTAAAAGTAAAACATATCACATATTCTTAAACACTAATGGTTAAGACAACAGAAGCAACACAGCATAAAGATAGTACCTCTCCATACCGCAGAAGTTGCTTTAATCAGATATGAGTGGCAAATGAATTCTCTTAAAGGATAAACTCACCCcccaaaaatataaatgcagtcATTACTCACCCCCAGGCCAattgaaagtcaggtgaagtttcatagtccaagaaaaaaaaaagcatttctagAGCGTCACAGCAAAACTGCACTCTCCTAAACacctgaagtagatggggacttctttgaaaacataaaaactaaaaaactaaactaaacataAATGACTCCATACATACAGAAAAAATCTAAGCTACTAAAAGATGTTACACACTTTTTAAAGCCCAAATCGTCACTGTGGCTGCTAAGTTAGAAGTGTTGGTGCTTGCCCGATCTGAAGTGGGCGTAAGAGCTTGACCATGTCGAAGGTGTGAATAACATGAATATCTTGAGGCTATTATGattgttatttttacattttagagcgaacctcttgccaaaaagcaaccgaggccttatttgggattgaatatgagtcaaaccttcgtgtaaaagcataattacgacgaaagaggcacttttaagatttaccgtagtttcagttttgggttCTTCAGTtatgagtgcgacctgacaggcaggagagtaatggtgaaccgctcctcaagcgtgcctgtcaggtcgcactcagggatcgacactttttgcctgccacgACGGtgacgcgcaggagatgcagcagctgacGTGAGTAGTTcagaaaccttctttttcataaactctaacgtgcccaaaaccgaaactacggtaaatcttaaaagtgcctctttcgtcgtaattatgcttttacacgaaggtttgactcacattcaatcccaaataaagcctcggttgctttctggcgagagtttcgctttaagatgAGTCCCTAGCTTCTTCAGTAGTTTAGGAGAATACTGCAGTGCTGTTTCGCTGCTAtgcttcaaaaatgttttgtggactataaaacttcacccgactttacGTCGGCATGGGGTTGAGTaggtaatgactgaatttttgttttgtgggtGAACTTATACCAAATTATTACATtccatatatctatatattttcaCTAATTTGTTAGCTGAGCCACTTAACAAAAGTCTACAAAATGGACGATGTCTCCTATCCAGAAGGAGATAATGTTGATTTCCAGTTGGCCAGTATTAGTCTTCTTGCCAGCAAGGTGTCACAGGCTAAGACATCTTTATTGGATGTAAGAAGGGAAGGAAATGAGGGGAAGATCCCAAACACAACACTGAGAACCTTTGGTTTCCAGGTTTTTCAGGCTGGTGATACACTGTCATAGAGTGTAGACAACCTAGCCAGAGTGTAGTAGGTACGTTGAACAACCTTACATTGAATAAGACCATATCTGGcacaaatagaaacatttgtGCTTTAACATCTCAACCCAAACTTCCTCTCCCAGATCCCCCCACCCCCTCATAAGGGTCTCAGGTTGACATTTAATTATGATATGACACATCCAGACAGAGATGGTCTGTTTCTCTTCCGCTGTCTTTCACAGTGCAGCTGcacatcttttaaaaataactattCAAATGATCAAGCAGCAGCTTCTGCAAATTGTAGGACACAGATATGTTCACAATTAAAAGCAGCCTCTAGCTAATTCAACCCTATTGTTTCTTCAGTAAACTTAATTTACAGATTTTACattcttttttccacaaacagaGAACTTTTGACTGAGGACTGATTAAGGATAACTTCTACATAATGTTCATAGGTAAGTTGCATTACTTGGTCTTGCTCCTCATATCTTTTAAAACTTGAAAAGATTATTTCAGTTATAAATGACATTCAGTAAATATATGAGACATTTCTGTAGTATAATGCAGCATTTTTCTGACAAATTAAAACCTAGAGAAATCTGTAGTTTTATTCAAGGTAAAGGCGAGTTTCCTTTTGTCTCATGTCACTATAACACTTGGGCAAACATCAGATGATATGTAGAATAGTGAGGTAGGAAGTCTGCGAACATGACTAAAAATAAGATGAtctaaactttaaaacattacctcatctgtgaacatttctgccagaGTCACGTCAgattgtgtttcattttcagttgtggtcatttaaaggtcccatattatgctgtTTTTCATAAATTTCACACAgatgtcagaggtccaacagcactgtatttgaaatgtattgccccaaacccatccgtgcacctttaaatgctaatgagctctgtctgtccacgcctgccttgcctgctacacgcccctctcagggagaggatgccgctTGCTCTAGCGGTAGCATGTGCTAATGTTTTAtggtggatgtatcgctatggctcgctgagatgctgtcattcaaccataccagtttgacccagaaggagaggctcccgAAGAAATTCATACTCTggggctgcagcaggacgtttcagaatggttaatGTGTCTGAATcatgttagtttgttcgtatgtgttgttatagttactaccatgtagctaatggctaacagctagcaaaagtggtgtttgtctccaacatagtctccaaactcttggacactgttcgcatcgtctctgtctccagtctgcacatgtttccagactttttactgtgacaaccaagctccctcttGATATtgttaacattaaactcgcttcaaacaccattgcatagcagaccgaagcggagctaactagttcgccaatttcaagctgacttcaccatactcgtaggcaactgtaaatactatcaaaacgtggctacacttacctgtggctcgggtgcagttgctgggtcccgtatgggtgggactgatccttttacgagggtcagtgtcgaggcaaagccagctttgtactgaccctcgttactgaagcagtccgacgtgaagtggttagcacacacatacaaggtAACGTGAACcacagccggcacgttgtcgttaaaaattaaacgcaaccactgtctcttctgttcttctgtagctgggacagaatataggcacttgattttttacaaccaacaacagagcaatttgcgtgtctagctctcaGCGACGACATTGCGAAAAACTGCTATCTTACcactggacacaccgaacttcacctcagggatggacgcccccctctcggatatctcctatcaccacacagaggaggcaggactatgaaaatgactcctttcgtcACGTAatgacaggagctgaatctgaacagcctgtatgAGCGcagttttaccagtgggtgggctgcagagaccatgcaggaatcgtttgctttcctcattctgggagttggtagtctcagggaggaccagtttatgtagacaccagagaaaacgtgtttttcataatatgggacctttaacaatGACTTCAACAACTTCAGTGTTCCAGGGCTAGTTATGTCTATGCAGAAGAAATGACATCCTGTGCCTTTAATTAAGACCTTGCTAGAAGCATATGACCTTTCGATCTAAGTCAGTTATTAGGACTCTACCTCAAATCATGAAAGCAAATGGGCGATAAAGGGCAAAAAGGAATGATAAAGGAATTGTTgaatagaccatattcacacagtggccatttttctctgatgtcgcactcagggtgggaagccTAAATGTCGTACAGCTGTGTTCCTTATTGCAAGTTGTACAAATATTGGGAATCAGACaaattgttgtcatttcactgcttcctgattgGTAAGCAACTCCAAGGAGAATGGAAAAGGGATGATTTTGGTGGACCTGGGCCaaatttcaaggtaaaacaacatatttgattaGACCTTCCGTTAAACAGCTAATGATAGCATAAAACCACTTCCACGTAAGCATCACCGTTAAGTAGTGTGACGCGATGCGATAggaaatgtatgaatgaattcTAAAATACCAACACGTGTCTTGGACACTTTCATTTATGCCTGGAAGTAAAATGTACTCAATGTTATCAAAGTAAAGTTAGCGAGAAAGTGGCTGAATGCTGATGTTGGTCATCAAATATGTTATTTAACTTGAAAATATGGCCTAGGTCCCTCTGGATTTCCCTCTGCATTGACTTTCCAGTCGCTGAACAAGTAGAAATTAGTGAAATGATAATTTGAAAGTTTCCCAACATTTATATGACCTCTAACCTGGAATAAACCAACAGGACATGTGAACTTCCTACCCTGAGCATGACGTCAgagaaaaatggccaccatgtgaATGCAGCCTCCTGAAATAATCACCAATATCTTACTGTGTTCTATTAGTTTCAGAATGACACTGGATCTAAACTTCTCCAACATGTCTGTGGATGCTGGAAAGCCGGAGCAGGGACCGGTGGAGTACCGCCTGTCGGGCCTGATCTTCTACTGCTTCGTCTTCGTTATAGGAGTCATCGTCAATCTGTGTGCTTTATGGGTGTTTGCCCTCACCACCAAGAAGAGGAACTCTGTCACTGTCTACATGATCAATGTGGCAGTGGTGGACCTCACCTTCATCCTTCTGCTTCCCTTCAGAATGGTTTACCACCACCAGGACTACTGGCCCTTTGGAGATATTTTCTGCAGGATCAGTGGAGCTCTCACCATCTTCTACCCCTGCATGGCTCTGTGGCTGTTCGCTCTGATCAGTGCTGACCGCTACATGGCCATCGTCCAGCCGAAGCATGGCAAAGAGCTGAGGAACGTCCCGAAGGCCGTGGTGGCGAGTCTCGGGGTGTGGCTCATGACTCTGGGCTGCACTGTACCTTTGCTCTTTGCTGGGGAAGACCCTGATCGCATCTCAAACTTCACCACCTGCATCAAAATGCAAGACATCATCTACATGCGCCCCGACAATCTGGTCAACTTTGTGCgactcatcttcttcttcctgctgcCCATATGTATCATGATCGGCTGCTATATTGTCATTGTGGATAATCTGATCCACGGCCGCACATCCAAGCTCAAACCTAAAGTGAAGCAGAAGTCCATCAAGATTATCATGACACTGATTGTCCaagtgttggtgtgttttgtgCCTTTCCATGTGTGTCTAGTGGTCCGTTTGCTGGGGGACAGCATGGATGGGGGTTTTAGCACATGGGCAGTCTTTACCACCTTCCTGATGAACCTGAGCACGGTGTTAGACATCATTCTGTACTACATCGTCTCCAAGCAGTTCCAGGACAGGGTGATCAGTGTGATGCTGTACAGGAACTATCTGAGGAGCGTGAGACGTAagagcaggcacacacacaccggcagcATCCGCTCAATGAGCAACGTGACCAGCGCCATGATATGAAACAACCGTCAAACTTTTATGTAGAACAGCACGCTGGTATGTACCATGCACACTTTTGGCACAATGTAACACTGAATGCATCACTGTGTGCACgcttcattatcaaaaggaTCAAAACTTGCAATTAATTTTCTGAGGTGTAATTTACACTCACAGTATGGGAGTGCTGCTGTTGTGGCAAAAACATCTGTGTTCAGAGCTGATTGACTCACCCATGAGACTTGAGATGTTTTCTGTGCATCTTTTTGCTCTGGCAGACAAAGCACGGGTGTCTGTGGCTCAGGTGTAGTACATGCAGGCGTAAATAAAGCTCATGATCATTAAAAACATAGCCCACAGTATCTCATTGTCTGCCTTGTTATTATGTTAAAACTCTTCTCAGCCTTGTCACGGCATCAGCCAACATCTATAAAAGGCCTGACTGCCTCCGCAGGGGAAAACCGACAGGAAACGATGGTGGGTTTTTAAGGGTCGCTGCACCATATTTGCACCTTCGCCTCTGCAGCACCTCCGAGAATGTCATAACTTAAATATCAGCACCATTATTGCATGATGTCATGCGCATCATTCGAAAATAACGCAAGTTTCACAATGTCATATATGCTGTGTTTAAGCCTTACACTCGATACAGGACATCATTAGAACACAGAAGCGGCCTGAAAGCTGCTGTAAACCCATCGACCAGGTGATGGCAGCATGGCACAGCTAGATCCCATCTTCCTGCCAGAGCAACACAAAACAGCCCTGTCTTTAGTATGAAGTGGATAGTGCTACATCTTTGATTCTCTACTTGAGGGTTCTTTATACCGTCTTGTGTCTgcattttatcacatttcagCCGGCTTtataaaagcaaacatttcactttttaCCCTGTGAAATAACCATGCAACCTCATCACAGAGAAGTTGTTAACTACAGCCGTAACAGCTTCCTCAACCGCGAATCAGACCAAAGTGTGTTTATGGTGCAATGCGAATCGTATTGATTAGATGTTAAATGATTCAGTCACTTAAAGTGCATTTACAGTAACATCCTCGAGAGATGTCAGCGAGGCTATTTACTAGATTTAAAGCAACCTTAACCTTAAAAGAGAAAACCTTTTGTGCACAGGGATACTTTAATGTCAGGTCTCTGCAAGATCTTGCAATTTATCCTCAATTTATACCTCAAATGGCAGACAAGTGATGAGTTAGGGGGGATTGAATGTGTGACAGTTCTGTCTCTATGAAGAGactgtttaatttaaaaatgaaggGGGGAAAAGCCTGGTTTTGATAGGTGCCCTGCACAAATGTCACCCAAGCTAAGAATTGATTTCTGTGTTGCCAGTTGCTAAAATAATCAAGTTAGTGTGTCTGTCACACCTACACAGCCTTAAGTGGATTAGACGGTGAGTCAGTGTAGCTGAGTAACTATGTAGTGTCTCATGCAATTAGACAGTCAAGGCATCCTGTGGTGTGACCACATGTACGGCACATTTTTGGAATAGTTATCATACGGATGATCgattgaaaacaaaactaattaAACTGCTTTAGACTGTGCAATTTCTTAATGTTTTCTCACATCTTCCCAAGCAAGCCCACTTAAATTCTCCCTGAGATGAGTCAGTGTAACACAGTGGTTAAAGGATAGACTGTTCTCCATGTGGTTCTTGGTCCGTTTGTACCATCTTCACAGGTCAAGATGCAGCCAGGCTGTAGGATACGGACAGGCTAGATTTACACTGTTTTAATAAGAGGAGGCAGACTACCTGATTTCCATCTCACATGGAATTCTGGGAACTGCAGTTCATCACATGATGATAGGTTTATTGGCCAGTGGACTACAAGCAGATTTATAAccaagaggtcaaaggtcaaatgaAACATCAGAGCGTCGTCTATCTGTCCCACCTGTTAGACATCAAAGAAAAACCAGCCACGCTGCTCACAGCAACTggcatttaaaacaattaaGTTTCCTGTCAAGTCCCTGTGATGAATTATCCGGAAGCTTTACCCGCTGTAATTCTAAATCTTCCCAACAAGTGCCTTTGTTGtaga from Sparus aurata chromosome 9, fSpaAur1.1, whole genome shotgun sequence encodes:
- the gpr18 gene encoding N-arachidonyl glycine receptor isoform X1; this encodes MILVDLGQISSFRMTLDLNFSNMSVDAGKPEQGPVEYRLSGLIFYCFVFVIGVIVNLCALWVFALTTKKRNSVTVYMINVAVVDLTFILLLPFRMVYHHQDYWPFGDIFCRISGALTIFYPCMALWLFALISADRYMAIVQPKHGKELRNVPKAVVASLGVWLMTLGCTVPLLFAGEDPDRISNFTTCIKMQDIIYMRPDNLVNFVRLIFFFLLPICIMIGCYIVIVDNLIHGRTSKLKPKVKQKSIKIIMTLIVQVLVCFVPFHVCLVVRLLGDSMDGGFSTWAVFTTFLMNLSTVLDIILYYIVSKQFQDRVISVMLYRNYLRSVRRKSRHTHTGSIRSMSNVTSAMI
- the gpr18 gene encoding N-arachidonyl glycine receptor isoform X2, with translation MTLDLNFSNMSVDAGKPEQGPVEYRLSGLIFYCFVFVIGVIVNLCALWVFALTTKKRNSVTVYMINVAVVDLTFILLLPFRMVYHHQDYWPFGDIFCRISGALTIFYPCMALWLFALISADRYMAIVQPKHGKELRNVPKAVVASLGVWLMTLGCTVPLLFAGEDPDRISNFTTCIKMQDIIYMRPDNLVNFVRLIFFFLLPICIMIGCYIVIVDNLIHGRTSKLKPKVKQKSIKIIMTLIVQVLVCFVPFHVCLVVRLLGDSMDGGFSTWAVFTTFLMNLSTVLDIILYYIVSKQFQDRVISVMLYRNYLRSVRRKSRHTHTGSIRSMSNVTSAMI